The genomic region AGTGCGCTTCGTAGGAAAGATTTAGCAAAGCACTTCATAAATAAGACGCCTTTCTGTAGTCGTACGTCCTGTTTTTGATCACGCCCGTTGTTTGTTTCCGCATACCGCTGACCAGCCATCAACATGATGACCTGGCGGCACTTTAAATGATTGAATACAGGAATAATGATATGTCTACTGTTACCGGTACGGTTAAGTTCTTCAACGAAGCAAAAGGCTTTGGCTTTATCACTCGTGAAGAAGGCCCGGACGTTTTTGTTCACTACAGCGCTATTCAGGGCGGCGGTTTTAAGACTCTGGCTGAAGGCCAGCAAGTTGATTTCACAGTGACTCAGGGCCAGAAAGGTCCTCAGGCTGAGAACGTTGTTGCTGTTTAATTAACAGACAACGCTAAAAAAAGGCAGCTTCGGCTGCCTTTTTTATTGCCCAAAAATCGCGTTTTTTACTGCCCTAAAATCTCTTCCTGCTCCACTCGGTTTTACCTCCCCCGTCTTGCCATAGTAAAACGCACCTAACGTCCTCTGTACGCCTGCAGTGAGTGCTAGGTTTATATTCTGCAAAGATTGGTTGACTCACCTCCTGAATACAAATAACATTCATCTATAATGAATCTTATAAATCAAGAAGCTTTCAAACGCTTCCCAGCAACAGGATCACATCTTATGACGCAATTATTTAAGGAAGTAAGCAGCCCGAAGAATGCCGATAAGGTAGAAGCTGACAAGCTAAAGAATGGCGCGACGGAAGAGCGCTCTGAGGCGCCGGTGAACGCTTATGAAAGCGCCCCCAAGAAGGCTAAACACGGTGATGACGGCGTCTGCTGCGGTGGCTGCTCTTAAAGATACACCTGTTAAGAAGATCACCAGTGACGCTTCCATCGCACACTCTGGAAACGCCACTGGTTGTTTAAACCGGAGGGAGTCAGTGATCCATCTGATGCCCAGAATGATCCATTTCCGGCTCTTTCATATCTGCATCCAATGACTGTACGCTCAGCTCAACGTCAATAGCGCCTGCGTCCTCAAACTCCAGAGTCAAGGGTATACTTTCCCCCTCCTTCAGCGGTTCCGTAAGTTTTTCCAGCATCAAATGATAGCTGTAAGGCTTAAGCTCCACAGCCTCTCCCGCCGATATTTTCAGCCCGCTCTTTAGCGGCTGCATCCGCATGACCCCATCTTTCATAAGCGTTTCATGAATTGAAACACGATCTGCCCTGGGCGTGCTTGCACTAATCAATGTGATATCTCTGTCGCCATGGTTTCTAATAACTAGATAGCCGACGCCCATGGGTGTGCCCGGCGGTGTCGGCCGACTCCATGGATGCTCAATATCGATCCCCCCTCGGGAGTACTCATGGGCCATCACAACATTGGTAAAGCCCGACATGATCAGGGCGCTACTGGCAAACAGCAGTGTCATTACTTTTTTCATGGTGTCTCGCGCCGCTACGGTTTAACTGATGATGGTAAACGCTACATTTTGGGGGCCGTAATGCCTACAGTGTTGCGTTCAGATCAGCTCAAAGCAAGTAACGAGGTGCGTCGAATAGTCGCAACAAGTCAGCTAAATTTTGGTACTTGGAATATCAGACTTTTTTAACAAACTCGGACTTAAGCTTCATGGGACCAATGCCATCAACTTTGCAGTCTATATCGTGATCGCCGTCTACTAAACGAATGCTCTTCACCTTGGTGCCGACTTTCACAACAGAGCTGGAACCTTTCACCTTCAGATCTTTGATCACAGTGACCGCATCACCATCCTGAAGCTCATTACCATTGGCATCGCGTACCACCTTGCTTGCTTCTTCCGCTGCCGCCTCTGCTTCTGTCCATTCATGAGCACACTCAGGGCAAACAAGCTGAACACCGTCTTCATAGGTGTATACAGAACCACACTGGGGGCACGGAGGAAGTTGAGACATGGGTGTTTCCTAGTAATTGAATTTACACAGGACTATACCACCAAGGTCCCGGCAAATCCGGCAGCCGCGGCTGAGGTTCACTACCAGGCTTGCAGCAACAGCAGGTACACTCCCCCACTAGTTACTAAACTGCTTAAGGAAGTTGATATGTCGATCTGGGTTGACGCCGATGCTTGCCCTGTACCTATTCGCGAAATTCTTTGCCGCGCCGCCACGCGCTGGCAAACCCAGACAACGTTCATTGCCAACCACGTCATCAAACTACCACCCAGCCCCTATATAAAAGCCAGGCAGGTTATGCAGGGTTTCGATGTGGCGGATAATGAAATTATGGATCAGCTCAGCGCTGGCGACTTGGTTATTACTCAGGACATTCCGTTGGCGGCCGAAGCCATCGAGAAAGGCGCCGATGTGTTCAATCCAAGGGGCCAAGCTTTCACTAAAGAAAATATTCGCCAGCGCCTCGCCACGAGGAATTTCATGGAAGAGATGCGTAATGCCGGACAGGTTACCGGCGGCCCGGCCCCATTTAGCCAGACCGACCGAAAAGAATTCGCTAACAAACTGGATCGATGGCTGCAGCGTAATCGGGGCTAGCCTCCGACCCCGGAGCCCACAACTAAGCCAGTAACAACAAGCGCGATGAAAAGGCCGGCCCCCGCTGCAATCTTCAGCCCTTCGATCATTTCTTGTTCTGCTGTCATGGCTGTATCTCCCTTAGCTTATGATATAAACAGATCGTATGAAGAACTTCTGTGCCGTTACTCCAAGCAAGGCACATAAAAGATATTAATGACATTGATTATCATTTGCAATGAACAAGGAGAATCGAATGCTCTCTTGCCGACATCTGATAACATTCAGTGCACTGATTTTGCTCGGCCTCCCCCTCTTTGCCTCAAGCCAAGTATTTAAGTCCCAAGAAGCAAGCTTCAAGCTGGAAACGGTTGCTGGTGGTCTTGAACATCCCTGGAGCCTGGCTTTTCTCCCAGACGGCTCCATGCTCGTTACAGAGAGAACCGGCAGACTTCGTGTTATTCGAAACGGAGAGTTGTCATCCAAACCAGTTCCGGGGGTTCCAGTCTCTGCGGCAACAGGCCAAGGCGGGCTATTCGATGTAGTGCTACACCCGGGTTTTGAGAAGAACCGAACTCTGTTCCTGAGTTACGCCCACCGTTCCAGCGAAGGAATGACCACAAGGGTCGCCCGGGCGATTTTTGACAACAACAAATTAGAAAACGTAACGGTTATCTTCGAAGCCCTGCCCCGCTCCGGCACATCACGACATTTTGGAGGGCGAATGGCCTTCGATGCATCAAGTTATCTCTATATTTCCGTTGGCGATCGCGGCGAGATGAATCGGGCGCAAGACACTGGAGACGATGCGGGCGGCGTCCACCGTATTACCGTTAGTGGCGAGCCAGTTCCGGGCAACCCGGGGATTGATGATTCAGGCATCAACAACACCCTTTTTACTTGGGGCAACCGTAATATTCAGGGCATGACCGCTCACCCCATTACTGGTGATATCTGGACTCACGAACACGGCCCACGAGGTGGTGATGAGATTAATGTTTTACGGGCGGGCACCAATTACGGATGGCCGGAAATCACATATGGCATCGGTTATTCAGGAATCCCGATCACGCTGAGCACAGCAAAAGACGGCATGGCACAGCCACTACATTATTGGGATCCGTCCATCGCGCCTTCAGGCATGGCGTTTTACACAGGGCTCGAATTTCCCGAATGGCAAGGCAATTTGTTCGTAGGCGCGCTCAAAATGCGAAAGCTGGTTCGTCTGAAAATTGAGAACAGGCAGATAGTAGAAGTGGAAGATTTACTCACCAGCCTGGCAGAACGGATCCGCGACGTTCGAACAGGGCCAGATGGCAACCTGTGGTTACTGACAGACTCGCCACAAGGCAAAGTGTACCGGGTAGTGCCAGCTCAGTGAGGGTCGCCGGTACGCTCGGTTTTTTCGTACTGAGGCAGAGCGTCAGTGATTTCAAACCAGTCCGATTTTGAACCAGTGTAGACATGCTGCGCTGGCCCCTTTTTCAGGGGCTCGTTAATGACGCCCACTCGCAGGCGAAGAATGCCGGGAATCGCATCCACGCGACTATAAAAATGGCTTCCGCAGCGGCCACAGAAGGCCCGGTATTTACCGGGGCGCGACTCATATTCGGTCAGCTGATCCTCGCCACTCAGAAACTGGAAGCGCACCTTTTGCACCGGAGAGCTTGCAGAAAATGCACTACCGTGGGCACGGCGACACTGACTGCAATGGCACAGAGAGAGCGGGCCCAAGGGGCCTTCGTATTCAAATGTAATATCGCCACACAGGCACTGGCCGGTATACATAAACTTCCTGATTATCGTGTTCTGAGCGCTCCAGAACTATCTCAACGGCCGGCTATGATACCCGCCAAGATGCCTATGAAACAGCGTGGCCACCGATTGTTTTAGCCATATTGCGTATTTAGATAACCCAGTATGCGATCAGATTCAAACAATCCTTCTCCGGTATTCGGATCCTCAAGGTACGGCACTTGAACTCGACCGTGCGCCTTGAAGAAAGCATCGCGCTTTCCGCCGGGAGCAGGCGTGTAAGGCCCAGGTTTAATACGTTGCTTTGCAGGGCCGATTTCAGTCCAGTGTTCCTTGCCCAGATTATGCAAAGTGTAAGGGATCTCCAGCTCACACAACTTCTCGCGCACTAGGCGAGAGAACGGGCTTCCTTCGAAGCTCCACAAATGCAACGGCTGCTCTGGCTGTTTGGTTGAACTCGCACGCAGCCCTCTCATGGCGCTGGCCACGGAAGCAAGTGAACCCAAAACCGGTTGCCAAATCCGCTCACGGTAGTAGCCGGGCACCGATCGCCCCGCATACTGGCGGAACAAGTACTCAATGATGGCTTCTGATTCATACATCACGGTCTCTGTGTTCCGGTCGACCAGCAGAGGGAACTGCTGTTTGCCACCGGTTGCTTCCGCCTGTTTTCGGAAAACACGACCACCTTTAGGACAGGGCCGAATCTGCACATCAAGATTGAGTGCGGTGAGCGCTTCGCGAACACGTCGGCAGTAGGGACACCCTTCCATGTCGTACAATACAAGAGACTGTTCCGGTTGCGGCACGTCACTTACCACAAGACATCCACGCCAAGCTGTCAATGATGAGGTTGCGACGGAACCCAGCACGTTCGCGTGGTGAGCGAGTCTATTAAACATAAGCAAATCCTTAATATATGAACCAACCATTATCATCAAATAAAACGACTTTCCATTGGCTTACAATCACACGAAGGGCAGGCGACCGGATATCAGTCGTTACCTTGTTGATATTTGCCTCGTCGCTTCGCGCAAGCTAACTTACACTCGGACACAAAACACCAATACAAACAAGCGCTCTACTGGCATTTTTTAACGTCATGTAGAGGTTATCTGCATAGTACAACTTGCAAAGATGGGCTATTGTTCATCTAGAGAGTTTCTCTCCACATCTAACCAAACAGCCATCATGGTGATCCCGGGTATGCCGCATTCAAACAGCGCAGGAAAAGTCAGTCTTCGACAAAGGCGCCCAGCGCTGATTTTTGCCGCTGCTCTTGCGTTGGCTCCTGTTCTGGCAAACCTGCCATCGGCACTGGCTGCTGAAGGCGACGGCTCGGGCTACAGTGGCAAGCGCCTCTGGGCCAGCGAGATGCAAGATTACGCCACTAACTCCTTAAAAAGCGAAGAAGCACTGAGCATGGCTGCGGTGCCTTTGAACGGCCCGGGGCTTGACCAGAGCATTAATGCCGACGTTCCCATGAGCCCCGGCTCCATAATGAAGGTGATCACCACCTACGCCGCGCTGGAAATTCTTGGCCCCACCCATCACTGGGATACGGATTTTTTGACCGATGGAGTAATGGTTGGCGATACGCTTAAAGGCGACCTCTACGTTCGCTTTGGTGGCGACCCGAAACTCACTTTCGAACGTCTCTGGGCGACCCTGCGGGAACTCCGCGATATGGGGATTAACCGTATCGATGGCAATCTGGTGCTCGATGGCAGCTATTTTGAAATCGACGGTGGTTTTCCTCTCTTTAAGGACAACGGCCACAACCCATACGCACCATTTCTGGTCGAGCCATCTGCCTACCTTACTAACCTCAACCTCCTGCACTTCCAGATTCGTGCCGACGAGCGTGGTACTCAGGCTTGGAGCACGCCAGATCTAAGCGAGATTGTCATCGACAACCGGGTAACCGCAGTGGACGAAGGACCCTGCCCTTCGCGCCGTAATTTTGACTGGGAGCCTGTCGTTCAAGAAGGTGGAAGAGTAACGGTGCGGGTAACCGGCGAACTGCCGCAAGGGTGTCGCACCACGACCTACCTGTCCCTGTTGCCTCAGGAGCAATACAGCGCCTCGATGATTCGCTCTTTGCTTGGTGAGATGGGCATCATCGTATCCGGTGGAAACCTGAATGGGCCAACTCCACAAAAGGCACGGCTGGTTATGAAAACCACGTCGCCAGACCTGGTTACCATGGTTCGAGACATTAATAAGTGGAGCAGTAACGTGATGGCGCGGCAGCTATTGCTGACCATCGGCGCACAAAACCGTCTGGATGATGAAAACGACGACCGGGTTGCTGGCATACGCGTTATTTATGACTGGCTGGAGAAGAAAGGAATCGATACGTCCGGGATGGTCATCGACAACGGCGCGGGCCTGACACGTCACGGCAGGATAACCGCCAGACAAGGCACAAAAATACTGCAACACGCGTGGAACAGCCCTTATTCCTCTGATTTGATGACATCTATGCCGATCATCGCCATGGATGGAACCATGGCGCGTCGCTTACGCAACACGGGTATGGATGGCGAGGGTCGCATTAAGACCGGCTACCTAGAAAACGTTCGCTCTATCGCCGGCTTTACCCGGGATGAAAACAACACCACCTGGGCGGTTGTGGGCATGGTGAATAATGATCCTGCTTGGAATGGCCAAGCAGTACTAGATCGGATTCTTTACTCCCTGCATTTCGAACCACCCACGGGAACCTCGCTTTCGCGCGCTAATGCGAGCGGCTCTGAAACGTCTTTCCAATAAAAATTTTCTAACTAAGCCCAATCGGCAGCGACATCATTCCGGACATATAGAACCCGAACACGAGATGGCGTAGGCGTGCGGGTTTGATACGGCTCATGAGTTCTCCTAGCATATCAAAATACAAAGATCGAATTATAATAAGCTTCCAATCTTTTTTCGATAGGCTTTTTTACCGAGTCAGGCGCAATATGGATCACTGTGGGGATTCATTTAAGGTAGGTGCCGGACGAGCGGTTGCTCTCGTGCTTATTATGGGCTTTCTTGTCACGGGGTGCAGCTCAACCCGGCTGGCCTACCGTTACGCTGACTGGGGCATTGTTTGGTGGGTTGAGGACTTAATTACGCTCACTCAGCCCCAAAAAAAGCAGCTGAATGCCGATATTGAAAGCCTGAAGAGTTGGCACTGTAGCACCGAGTTACCGCGTTATCGGGCGTGGCTGAGCAGCCTCCAGAGCGATCTGGCTTTAGGTAATCCGGCCCCGGCCAAAATTAACAACCTTCAAAACCAACTTATGACGTTCTTCCCACCATTGCTGCAGCAGATAACGCCCACCGCTATTAATCTGCTCTCCAGCCTCAGCGATGAGCAGGTGAGCGAATTGGCTGGCAACATGGCGAAGAAGCACCGGGAACTGGAAGAAGAATTTCTCGTTGGAGACGCTGAAGAGATTGCAGAGGCTCGAGCAGAACGAACCGCGGAGCGAGCTGAGCGTTGGCTGGGAAGCCTGAACGCTAAACAGCAGAGCCTAATCAACGGCTGGTCAGAAAGCCGCACCGGGCAAGCTAGGATCTGGCTGGAAGGCCGCCAAAACTGGCAAGAAGCCCTGTTGCTCGCCCTCGAAAATCGCAATGAGCCGGGCTTCGACGAAACAATTACCGAACTTATTAGCAACCCCGAAGCGGCGCGAGGCGATGCTTATGTTGCGATGATGAACAGCAGCATGGAGGCCATGACCTCATTGATTCAGGATCTGTTGCTCGCAAGCAAGCCCACCCACCTAGATCACCTGGCCCGCCAAGCATCAGAATTAAGCGGCGACTTCAAAGCCCTCACCTGCCAGCCGGGCTCCGAAGTCGCGGCGCGGGTTCTTACGAGTCATTAAATCGTAAGGTAACCACCGTCCACATTGATGCAGGCACCCGTGGTGTAGCTGGACGCATCTGATGCCAGATACAGCACCGTGCCGGCCATCTCACTCGGGTCGGCCACACGCTTCATCGGAATATGCGCCATAGCCTGCTTCTTGATGGCTTCGTTAGAGGTTAGGGCGCTGGCGAACTTGGTGTCTGTCAGCCCCGGCAGCAGAGCGTTCACACGAATCTTCTGCTGGCCCAGCTCCATGGCGAAGGATTTGGTCATGGATATAACGGCAGCTTTGGTTACCGAGTAGATGCCTTGGAAGTGCCCCGGGTTTACGCCGTTAACCGATGCGACGTTGACGATAGAGCCACCGCCGTTTTTCTTCATCAGCTGTGCACCGCGGGCACACATAAAGAAGTAACCACGAATATTCACGTCTACGGTTTTGTGGAAAGCACCGAGGTCTGTATCCTCAATCGGGCCGAAATACGGGTTGGCTGCAGCGTTGTTAACCAGAATATCCAGTTTGCCGTGCTCTTTTTCGATATGAGCCCAGATAGCTTCGATCTGCTCCATTTCGCCAATGTGACAGGCATAGGCTTCGGCGCTGCCGCCTGCTTCGCGGATGCTGCTGGCCACGGTTTCACAGGCTTCAATCTTGCGACTGGTTACGATCACGTGAGCGCCATAGTCCGCCAGAGTGCGGGCAATACTCTCGCCGATACCACGGCTGGCACCGGTAATCAGGGCAATCTTGCCGGTCAGATCAAACAGGTCTTTCTTGCTCATTCATTCACCTCAATTCGTTATCGGAACGTCACCAGGGCGGGGTCTTCCGCTTCTAGGTGGCTGTAATTGTTGAAAACAGACAGGCTGCGACGGCCAGCGGAATAAAGAACCCGGGTAACGCTGGTATTAGCGATGACTTCGTTCAGTGCCAGTGCCCGCTCGTCTTCAAGGCCCAGAAGGTGCTGACACATAACCGCGATGGGGCCGCCAGATGTGGACACCAAAACATCACCGCCGTCTGCGTACTCGATCATTTCATCAAATACTGCAAGAACCCTGGCTTTAAAATCCGTCCAGGTCTCATCGTATTCCGCGTCATAATTCCCAGATGCCCACCGGCGCACAGCTTCCACAAAGGCTTGCTGAAAGGCTGCCGCAGGTTTCGGAAAAGCCGCAAGATCTCTCGCCATAACCTGCCGATCGCTCCATTCGGGCCGGTAGCAGTTAACAACGGATATATGATCGAATTCGTTGAAGCCCGGCGCTACCTGCATATCGGGCAACTGCCCACCGTAACCGGTCGCGATGGCTTCAACTGTTTCACGATGACGCTGCAGATCGCCGCCAAAAATCGCAGCCGGTTTTATCTTATCGACCATCCAGCGGCCAAGAACCTTGCCCTGCTCCCAACCTTTGGGTGAAAGCTGATCATAGTTCTCTTTACCAAAACTGGCTTGGCCGTGGCGCACAAGGTACACCGTAGCCATTACAGAGAGCTCTCGGAGATCAGGCGCTGGCAGCGTTTTTCAAGATAGTTAGCTGCATGGCCAAACGCGGCAAAGCGCTTATCTTTGGTTTGGCCGTGATAGAAGCGGTAATAGATTTGCTGAACAATCACCGCCAAACGGAACAACCCGTAGATCTCATAGAAATCGAAGTTATCAGCCTGAAAGCCAGATTTCTCCATGTAGTACTCCACTACTTCCTTACGCGTAAGCATGCCGGGGCGATGTGTGGGCTGGCGCCGCAGCACCTGGAACGGGCCCTCGTCGTCCGCCTCAATCCAATAGGCCAGCGTATTGCCCAGGTCCATCAACGGATCACCGATCGTCGCCATTTCCCAATCTAGCACCCCGACCACTTCAAAGGGGTTGTCGGGGTTCAGCACCACGTTGTCAAAGCGGAAGTCGTTGTGAATCACAACCTGAGCAACGTCGTTGGGCATTTTATCGTTAAGCCAAGACATGACCGCTTCAAAATCGCCAACATCGTCGGTGCGGGCCTTGCGGAAACGGTCGCTCCAGCCACCAATCTGGCGCTGAACATAGCCTTCGCCCTTGCCCAGCTTATCAAGCCCTGCCGCCTTGGCATCAACCCGGTGCAAATCCACCATCTTGTCGATCACGCTCAGGCACAGCTTGCGAGTATCGGCCTCGTTCATGTCCAAGTCTTTGGGGAAATCCTGGCGCAGAATGACGCCTTTCATCCTTTCCATTACGTAGAAATCACACCCCAGCACGTCATGATCATCGCAGATAGCGATGATCGCTGGCACATAGGGATACACCGGCTTCAACGCCTGCATCACCTTTGCTTCGCGGAGCATGTCGTGGGCCGATTTTGCAATCTTGCCTAAAGGTGGCCGACGTAAAACATACGAGCGATCGCCGTAATCCACCTGATACGTCAGGTTGGAAGCGCCGCCAGGGTACTGATGAATAACCGGCTCGCCGGTCAGATCGGGCATGGCGCTTTTCATAAACCGGTCTACTGCCGCAAGATCCAGCTCCTCGCCTTCGCGGATACCCGCGGCTTGGTCAATCTGGGTCATCAAAGGCTCTCCTATTATTCTGGTTCTCGGTCAGGCCTTGGCCTTACCGCCCATCTTCTTCATCCAGCGCTTGCTTTCCTCATACATCAGACGATCAAACGCCCAAGGAGCAAAGCGCTTAAGCATCCATAGTCGGCGCTCTTTAACATGGGGCAGCACCCAAAAATCTTTGTTCTTGACCGAGCGCACGATATCCTCGGCAACATGATCTGCAGAAATATTGGAGCGCTTCATTAACTTGCCCACGTTCTGCGCAATACCGGGAATATCCGAACGCATGCTGCTGGCGAGGTTTGTTTGGAAAAACGCTGGGCACACGCAACTCACATGAATGCCGTCGCTGCGCAACTCCTGGCTCAACGTCTCTGACAACGCAATCACCCCGGCCTTAGACACATTGTAGCTACCCATAAGCGGCGCCAGCATAAGGCCCGCCATAGAGGCAATATTCACAAACGTACCCAAGCCCTGCTTCTTGAACTGCGGCGTAAACGCTTTACAGCCCCGCACAACGCCCAGCACGTTGATATCAATAATCCACTCCCAGTCCGCCATAGTGGTGTCTTCAATCGAACCGGCAGACGCCACACCGGCGTTATTCACCACCACATCCACACCGCCCCACTTTTGAGTGAGTTCAGCACAGATTTTTTCCAGATCTTTCAGCCTCCGAACATCGCACTCCACAAAGTAGCCTTCGCCACCGGCATTGTTGATTTCCTGCTCAACACCCGCGCCCTGCTCCGAATTGATATCGCCAATACAGACCTTGGCGCCTTCTTTGGCATAACGCAGTGCAATAGCCCGGCCAAGGCCGCTGGCGCCGCCTGTTACGAATACTTTTTGTGTCATAGTGTTTTCCATCACTTTTTGTATTTGCGCAATTCGAGGCGAGCCACTGTAGCTCTATGCACCTCATCCGGCCCATCTGCCAGCCGCAGAACGCGAGCATAGGCAAACAACTGAGTCAGCGGGAAATCATCATCACTCACACCCGCACCGCCATGAATCTGAATAGCCTGGTCCACAATGGTCTGCAGCATTACAGGAATAATTGCCTTAATCATGGCCACTTCCTGGATGGCCCCCGCAACACCCTTGGTATCCAGCGCCCATGCACATTTAAGCGTCAGCAAGCGCGCCTGCTCAATCGACATACGGGCATTGGCAATGATATCTGGATTACCGCCAAGCTTCGCCAATGGGCGGCCAAACGCCTCGCGGCTTGTGGCCCGCTTAATTAGCAGCTCCAGCGTGCGCTCCGCTGCCCCGATGGCACGCATGCAGTGGTGCACACGGCCTGGCCCTAAGCGCCCCTGTGCAATCTCAAAGCCACGGCCTGGCCCAGCAATAAAAGCACTCTTGGGCAGGCGCACATTATCGAACAGAACCTGGCCGTGTCCGTAAGGCTCATCGTATTCACCAAACACCGGAAGCATTCGTTCAATCGTTACACCCGACGCAT from Marinobacter sp. LV10R510-11A harbors:
- a CDS encoding SDR family oxidoreductase — encoded protein: MTQKVFVTGGASGLGRAIALRYAKEGAKVCIGDINSEQGAGVEQEINNAGGEGYFVECDVRRLKDLEKICAELTQKWGGVDVVVNNAGVASAGSIEDTTMADWEWIIDINVLGVVRGCKAFTPQFKKQGLGTFVNIASMAGLMLAPLMGSYNVSKAGVIALSETLSQELRSDGIHVSCVCPAFFQTNLASSMRSDIPGIAQNVGKLMKRSNISADHVAEDIVRSVKNKDFWVLPHVKERRLWMLKRFAPWAFDRLMYEESKRWMKKMGGKAKA